A region of the Fibrobacter sp. genome:
CCTTGGCTTCGCTCATGGAGTGTGCAGAGCCGGAGCGGGGGAGGTCCAGGCCGATGGAGAGCATGGCGTCCTTGAAGAGCTTACGGTCTTCGGCGCGGGCGATGGATTCGGCCTTTGCACCGATGAGTTCCACGTTATAGCGGCTAAGAATGCCCTTTTCGTGGAGTTCCATGGCGAGGTTCAGGGCGGTCTGGCCACCCAGAGTGGGGAGCAATGCGTCCGGGCGTTCGCGGCGGATGATTTCGTGGAGAATGTCCACGTTCAGGGGCTCGATGTAGGTACGGTCGGCCATTTCCGGGTCGGTCATGATGGTTGCCGGGTTGCTGTTCACCAGCACCACTTCGTAACCTTCGCGACGCAGCACCTTACAGGCCTGCACGCCGGAGTAGTCGAATTCGCAACCCTGACCGATAACGATCGGACCAGAGCCAATGAGCATAATCTTCTTGAGGTCTGTACGCTTAGGCATATTAATTTCCTCTTGTAAAAATCGTCAAGTGGTTAGTGATTAGTGTTTAGTGGTTGGTGGTTAGGATTTACTGGCAATGTTCTTCTCCTGCTATCCTGTTTACTAACCACTGCTTACTAACCACTACTTTTTAAATTCCTCGATCATCTTCTTAAATTCTTCGAACAGGTAGTAGGAATCGTTGGGTCCCGGAGCGGATTCCGGATGGTACTGCACGCTGAATGCAGGAACGTCCTTGCAGCGGATGCCTTCTACGGTGTTGTCGTTCAGGTTGATGTGGGTGACTTCCACATTGGCCGGTAAGCTAGTTTCGTCGATGGCGTAGTTATGGTTCTGGCTGGTGATTTCCACGGCGCCGGTCTTCAGGTACTTAACCGGATGGTTGCAACCGTGATGGCCGAACTTCAGCTTGGAAACCTTGGCGCCCAAGGCGAGACCCAGGAGCTGGTTACCCAGGCAGATGCCCATGAGAGGATACTTGCCAAGGAGCTGTTTTACGAGAGCTGCAACCTGGGGCAGAGAGTTGGGATCGGCAGGACCGTTGGAAAGGAACACGCCATCGGGATTCTTAGCCTGAATCTGCTCGAAGGTAGTGTTGATGGGCATGACGGTCACCTTCATGTCCTGGCTTGCAAGGTCGCGAAGGATGTTGGTCTTGATACCGAAATCCAGGGCCACCACATTGTACTTGCCCTCGGTAGAGAATTCGTAACCGTTAGGGTCGCTGACTACAGAAGCATAGTCCTGGCCATCCAGGCCAATCCATTCCTTCGCTTTTTGAACCGCGTCGGCCTCGCTCATGTCAAAATTCTCGACATGGAGGTAAGCCTTCTGGGCGCCGTTGTCGCGGAGGTGCAGCGTGAGGGCGCGGGTATCGACACCAGCAATGCCAGGCTTCTTCTGGGCCTTCATGTAGGTGTCCAGGGATTCTTCGCCCACGTTTTCGGAAGCGTCGCAAAGGTCGTTGATGACGATTCCGTTCAAGAAGACCTGACGGGATTCGGACTTTTCGCTCTTGGCGGAGTAGGCGCCCACTTCAGCGGTGGTGAACACCACGAACTGACCTGCGTAGGAGGGGTCGGTAAGAATCTGCTTGTAACCAGCCATGCCCGTGTTGAACACAGCTTCGCCTACGGTGTCCTTGGCGTCGCCAAATGCGTAGCCATGAAAAACCGTGCCGTCAGCCAAGGCCAAGAATGCCTTGCGCTCGCGCTTTGCCTTCCAATTGAATTTATCGTTCATACGTTTTACCTTTTACTTGTTAATCTCTAAAAACTGGGCAAAAAAAATGGCAAAAGCGAAATGCCTTTGCCTTAAAAACTGAAAATGAAATAAAATCAAAAATCAAATGACCAACGCCCTGACCAACAACGGGAACAGAAGGAACAGCGTCACAGACAATATCTTGATTTCTTTGGGAAATAGTTGCCACGGCACCGGTGAGGTGCGCCTCGATGGAGTTTGCGACCTTGATCGCAGAAGTGGCGAATTCTCTATTCATCGGAGTCCAAAGATAAAAAAGATAGGGGTTTTAGGGGAGGGTTTTTCTCTAAAAAATTAAAGAAAAAATCTGATTTTCGACTGTTACATTTTTTGAAAAACGGCCCGCCGTAAACCCTGAAAAAGGGGCTTGGCGAACCATAGTTTCATAACTCGTTGAATTTCACCAAGTTACACACGTTCGTCGGCTGCCTTCAGCAAACCGAGGAAGAGCGGGGCGGGGTGAATCAAGGAGGACTTCAGTTCCGGATGGCACTGGCAGGCCATGAAGTAGGGATGGTCCGTCAGTTCCATGATCTGCATGATGTCTTCGCCGGAAGCCTTGCCAGAGAAAATGAGCTTCTGGGCAATCTTTCCTGTGGGGTCGCCAGCTTCGATCTGGGAGACGAATTCCGGATTCACTTCATAGCGGTGGCGGAAACGTTCGCGGGCTACAGCGGAGCCGTAAACTTCCTGGGCCTTGGAGCCTTCCTTAATCAAAATGTCGTGACCGCCCAAGCGCATGGTGGCGCCCATGTCCTTGATGTGTTCCTGGCCAGGCAAGTAGGCGATGACAGGCT
Encoded here:
- the carA gene encoding glutamine-hydrolyzing carbamoyl-phosphate synthase small subunit, which translates into the protein MNDKFNWKAKRERKAFLALADGTVFHGYAFGDAKDTVGEAVFNTGMAGYKQILTDPSYAGQFVVFTTAEVGAYSAKSEKSESRQVFLNGIVINDLCDASENVGEESLDTYMKAQKKPGIAGVDTRALTLHLRDNGAQKAYLHVENFDMSEADAVQKAKEWIGLDGQDYASVVSDPNGYEFSTEGKYNVVALDFGIKTNILRDLASQDMKVTVMPINTTFEQIQAKNPDGVFLSNGPADPNSLPQVAALVKQLLGKYPLMGICLGNQLLGLALGAKVSKLKFGHHGCNHPVKYLKTGAVEITSQNHNYAIDETSLPANVEVTHINLNDNTVEGIRCKDVPAFSVQYHPESAPGPNDSYYLFEEFKKMIEEFKK